The Moraxella osloensis genome contains a region encoding:
- the recO gene encoding DNA repair protein RecO has product MRNQLLTGYILHQKPYGESRSLVYLFSEEWGVVHGIGKKNLPLFVPIQFFGNGKNSLKTFSQSQILQNHITLTGQSLYAGMYLNEILQKLLPVEEPFAEIWQAYQQCVANMATLFVEPAQSPHDMTRLKWHLRRFENVLFEQLGYGFDFAKDALGDLIAPSQRYQYQLQQGFMPVLPLDKPDMSLTGEQLLIWYQCLLDETRFNQMMQQDFDLAKQLVNSISAMHRHLMDNLLNYQTLQSRELWQQLTQYQ; this is encoded by the coding sequence ATGCGCAATCAACTGCTAACAGGTTATATTTTGCACCAAAAACCGTATGGTGAAAGCCGTAGTTTGGTTTACCTGTTTAGTGAAGAATGGGGCGTAGTACATGGTATCGGTAAAAAAAACTTACCGCTATTTGTCCCCATACAATTTTTTGGCAATGGTAAAAACAGCCTAAAAACCTTTAGTCAAAGCCAAATTTTGCAAAATCACATTACGCTCACAGGACAAAGCCTGTATGCAGGCATGTATCTCAATGAGATTTTGCAAAAGCTATTGCCTGTCGAAGAGCCGTTTGCTGAGATATGGCAAGCGTATCAGCAGTGCGTTGCAAACATGGCAACGCTGTTTGTCGAGCCAGCGCAATCGCCACATGACATGACCCGTTTAAAGTGGCATTTAAGGCGCTTTGAAAATGTATTGTTTGAACAATTAGGCTATGGGTTCGATTTTGCTAAAGATGCGCTAGGGGATTTAATAGCCCCGTCGCAGCGTTATCAATACCAGCTACAGCAGGGATTTATGCCAGTTTTACCCTTGGATAAACCTGACATGTCATTAACAGGTGAGCAGCTGCTAATTTGGTATCAATGTTTGCTAGATGAAACGCGCTTTAACCAAATGATGCAACAAGATTTTGATTTAGCCAAACAATTGGTCAATAGCATCAGTGCCATGCACCGACATTTGATGGATAATTTACTCAATTATCAAACCTTGCAAAGCCGAGAACTTTGGCAGCAGCTTACCCAATATCAATAA
- a CDS encoding OmpA family protein encodes MKLNKIALAVVAAAVMPVAANAGVTVTPLLLGYHYVDGISKTEDKQGEQFAGTHQRNDLYTGAGIGIELTPTIALELEYGETDSDALNGNGDKVNGHKFEQKSYSGNFTIGTETFSGYTNSPFKPYVLIGAGQSKTSMAFDDGSKATSKDTIGNLGLGAYYRINDALSLRGEGRAIYNFDHGWWEGLALAGLNVVLGGHLAPAAPVVEPTPVEPFIVTDGDDDQDGVPNSVDKCPGTPLNVVVDADGCPIEIAIDDALRMELRVFFDNDKTVIKDQYKPEIQKVAEKMHEYPNSTALIEGHASKTGPSARYNQRLSEARANAVKSMLVNQFGVAPQRISTVGYGYDRPIADNNTAEGRAMNRRVYAIITGNKSGTTVQTKDMNVQ; translated from the coding sequence ATGAAGCTAAATAAAATCGCTCTAGCAGTTGTTGCTGCAGCTGTTATGCCAGTAGCCGCTAACGCAGGCGTTACTGTTACACCTTTACTACTAGGTTATCATTATGTAGACGGTATCAGCAAAACTGAAGATAAACAAGGTGAGCAATTCGCAGGTACTCATCAACGTAACGACTTGTACACTGGTGCAGGTATCGGTATCGAATTGACACCTACTATCGCACTTGAATTAGAGTACGGTGAAACTGATTCTGACGCATTAAATGGCAACGGCGATAAAGTTAACGGACATAAGTTTGAACAAAAATCATACTCAGGTAACTTTACTATCGGTACTGAAACCTTTAGTGGCTACACTAACAGCCCATTTAAGCCATATGTGTTAATCGGTGCAGGTCAATCAAAAACCTCAATGGCATTTGATGATGGCAGCAAAGCAACTTCTAAAGACACAATTGGTAACTTAGGTCTTGGTGCTTACTACCGTATCAATGATGCATTAAGCTTACGTGGTGAAGGTCGTGCGATTTATAACTTCGATCACGGTTGGTGGGAAGGTCTAGCGTTAGCAGGTCTTAACGTGGTTCTAGGTGGTCACTTGGCACCAGCAGCACCAGTAGTTGAGCCTACCCCTGTTGAACCATTCATTGTGACTGATGGTGATGACGACCAAGATGGCGTACCAAATAGCGTTGACAAATGCCCAGGCACGCCATTAAATGTTGTTGTAGATGCTGATGGTTGCCCAATTGAAATCGCAATTGACGATGCGTTGCGTATGGAATTACGTGTATTCTTTGACAATGACAAAACTGTCATCAAAGATCAGTACAAACCAGAAATCCAAAAAGTTGCTGAAAAAATGCATGAATATCCAAATTCAACAGCTTTAATTGAAGGTCACGCTTCAAAAACTGGTCCTTCTGCGCGTTACAACCAACGTTTGTCTGAAGCACGTGCAAATGCGGTTAAATCAATGTTAGTTAACCAGTTTGGTGTTGCACCACAACGTATTAGCACAGTGGGTTACGGTTATGACCGCCCAATCGCAGACAATAACACTGCGGAAGGTCGTGCAATGAACCGCCGTGTATATGCTATCATCACTGGTAACAAATCTGGCACAACTGTTCAAACTAAAGACATGAACGTACAATAA
- a CDS encoding DUF4845 domain-containing protein has product MNLPSHQRGASVTGIVIMIVLIVVCAKLVLSIIPAQVGHYQLKKSLALQLKKSNDNKESVKEFLGNVNSQWHINGVSQKAEDVVEVVDNTPGAMSVKLKYDEANNFFGNVDIVNRFEDTISAEDAKVAKQ; this is encoded by the coding sequence ATGAACCTACCAAGTCATCAGCGCGGCGCCAGCGTCACGGGTATCGTGATTATGATTGTACTCATCGTCGTGTGTGCCAAACTCGTTTTATCCATTATCCCTGCCCAAGTCGGTCACTACCAACTCAAAAAATCGTTGGCATTGCAACTTAAAAAGTCCAATGACAATAAAGAGAGCGTCAAAGAGTTTTTAGGTAATGTCAATTCTCAATGGCATATCAACGGTGTTAGCCAAAAGGCAGAGGACGTCGTGGAAGTGGTGGATAATACGCCAGGTGCGATGTCAGTAAAACTAAAATACGATGAAGCAAACAACTTTTTTGGTAACGTCGATATCGTCAATCGCTTTGAAGATACCATTAGCGCAGAAGATGCCAAAGTCGCCAAGCAATAG
- a CDS encoding RNA-guided endonuclease InsQ/TnpB family protein, which translates to MKTLKLRIRDKHIAKLNHLSGAVNFVWNYVNDLSYKHLQKTGKFFSAYDLNEYTKGSGELLGLHSQTIQAINETHAKARKQFKKAKLSWRTNNPTSKRKSLGWLPFKQSAIKHITTHQTGKKGLKSTLQLSLAKGQKLVIDLWDSYNLSLYQINTLEIVQDSRNRWYACITVKDYPKQSCGTGSIGVDLGLKDSATASNGDKLQIKQTLKYAKALATAQRAKNKQRVKAIHAKIKNTRQDLIHKFTTQLVKDNALIVVGDVRTTQFNSKKGKLAKSVYDAGWFELKRQLTYKCENAGCRFEIVNEKYTTQTCSCCGDMSSSLSGRAGLRIREWTCATCGTRHDRDINASRNILAVGLNRLAEGIPER; encoded by the coding sequence ATGAAAACACTCAAGCTACGCATACGAGATAAACATATAGCAAAGCTTAACCATCTAAGCGGTGCAGTTAATTTCGTATGGAACTATGTGAATGACTTGAGTTACAAGCATCTGCAAAAGACTGGTAAATTCTTTTCAGCTTATGATTTGAACGAATACACCAAAGGTAGCGGTGAATTACTAGGCTTGCATAGTCAGACTATTCAGGCAATCAATGAAACCCATGCCAAAGCTAGAAAACAATTCAAAAAAGCTAAATTGTCATGGCGAACCAACAACCCAACATCAAAGCGTAAAAGCTTGGGTTGGCTACCATTCAAACAATCGGCTATTAAGCACATTACCACGCACCAAACAGGCAAAAAGGGCTTAAAATCCACCTTACAGCTTAGTTTAGCCAAAGGACAAAAACTAGTCATTGACCTATGGGACAGCTACAACCTTAGCCTATATCAAATTAACACACTAGAAATCGTCCAAGACAGCCGTAACCGTTGGTATGCCTGTATCACCGTCAAAGACTACCCCAAACAATCATGCGGTACAGGTAGCATTGGCGTTGACTTAGGTTTAAAAGACAGTGCCACCGCCTCAAATGGCGACAAACTACAAATCAAGCAAACGCTCAAATATGCCAAAGCGTTAGCCACCGCCCAACGTGCCAAAAACAAACAGCGTGTCAAGGCAATCCATGCCAAAATCAAAAACACACGCCAAGACCTAATCCACAAATTCACCACCCAATTAGTCAAAGACAATGCCCTAATCGTGGTAGGTGATGTTAGAACTACCCAATTTAACAGTAAAAAAGGCAAACTAGCCAAATCGGTTTACGATGCAGGCTGGTTTGAACTCAAACGACAACTGACCTATAAGTGCGAGAACGCAGGTTGTCGTTTTGAAATCGTGAATGAGAAATACACTACCCAAACTTGCTCGTGCTGTGGCGATATGTCCAGTAGCTTGAGCGGTAGAGCAGGTTTGCGAATAAGAGAATGGACTTGTGCAACGTGTGGCACACGGCATGATAGAGATATTAACGCCAGTCGGAACATTCTTGCGGTTGGGCTTAACCGTCTTGCAGAAGGAATCCCCGAACGATAG
- the lepA gene encoding translation elongation factor 4, with protein sequence MTALSHIRNFSIIAHIDHGKSTLADRIIQMCGGLQAREMQAQVLDSMDIERERGITIKAQSVTLYYNHPNGDKYQFNFIDTPGHVDFSYEVSRSLAACEGALLVVDAAQGVEAQSVANCYTAIEQGLEVLPVLNKIDLPQVDPERVIQEIEDIIGIEAMDAPRVSAKTGVGVDDLLQAIVERIPAPEGDRDAPLQALIIDSWFDNYLGVVSLVRVRQGTLKKDDKIHIKSTKGTHIVTSIGVFTPKSFETNILEAGEVGFVIAGIKDIGGAPVGDTITLAKTPDVDSIPGFKKVKPQVYAGMFPVDSSDFEAFREALQKLQVNDAALFFEPDTSDALGFGFRCGFLGMLHMEIIQERLEREYDLDLITTAPTVIYEIKKRSGEIIQIDNPSKMPDPGLIDEFREPIARCHILVPPDYLGNVMTLCIERRGIQVDMKFMGQQVQLTFDIPMGEVVMDFFDRLKSVSRGFASLDYGFERFQTDKLVRVDVLINGEKVDALAMICHAEQARYRGNQLVEKMKELIPRQMFDVAIQAAIGSQIIARSTVKAMRKDVLAKCYGGDVSRKKKLLSKQKEGKKRMKQVGRVEIPQEAFLAVLKVDNQS encoded by the coding sequence GTGACCGCCTTATCTCATATTCGTAATTTTTCTATTATTGCCCATATCGACCACGGTAAATCCACGCTTGCCGACCGCATTATCCAAATGTGTGGGGGTCTACAAGCACGTGAAATGCAGGCGCAAGTACTTGACTCGATGGATATTGAGCGCGAGCGCGGTATTACCATTAAAGCCCAATCTGTCACGCTGTATTATAACCACCCAAACGGTGACAAATACCAGTTTAACTTTATTGATACCCCAGGGCACGTCGATTTTTCGTATGAAGTGTCGCGTTCACTGGCAGCTTGCGAAGGCGCTTTGCTGGTGGTTGATGCCGCGCAAGGCGTAGAAGCGCAGTCGGTTGCCAACTGTTATACCGCGATAGAGCAGGGGCTTGAAGTATTACCGGTACTCAACAAAATTGACTTACCGCAAGTCGATCCTGAACGGGTGATTCAAGAAATCGAAGACATTATCGGGATTGAAGCGATGGATGCACCGCGCGTGTCTGCCAAGACAGGGGTAGGGGTGGATGATTTGCTACAAGCGATTGTTGAACGTATTCCCGCGCCTGAAGGCGACCGTGATGCCCCTTTGCAAGCGTTAATTATTGACTCATGGTTTGACAATTATCTTGGGGTTGTGTCACTGGTACGTGTGCGTCAAGGCACGCTCAAAAAAGACGATAAAATCCATATCAAATCGACCAAAGGCACCCATATTGTGACGTCAATTGGGGTATTTACCCCAAAATCGTTTGAGACCAATATCTTAGAAGCCGGCGAAGTGGGGTTTGTGATTGCCGGTATCAAAGACATTGGCGGTGCGCCTGTGGGTGATACCATTACCCTTGCCAAAACCCCAGATGTCGATAGCATACCAGGGTTTAAAAAGGTCAAGCCGCAAGTCTATGCCGGTATGTTCCCTGTCGATTCGAGTGACTTTGAGGCGTTTCGTGAAGCGCTACAAAAACTGCAAGTCAATGACGCTGCGTTGTTTTTTGAGCCTGATACCTCTGATGCACTTGGGTTTGGTTTTCGCTGTGGTTTCTTGGGGATGCTGCATATGGAAATCATCCAAGAACGTCTTGAGCGTGAATACGATTTAGATTTGATTACCACGGCACCGACCGTTATCTACGAAATCAAAAAACGGAGTGGTGAGATTATCCAAATCGATAACCCATCAAAAATGCCTGACCCAGGTCTGATTGATGAGTTTCGTGAGCCGATTGCGCGCTGTCACATTCTGGTACCACCCGATTATCTGGGTAACGTGATGACATTATGTATCGAGCGTCGTGGTATCCAAGTTGATATGAAGTTTATGGGGCAGCAAGTGCAGTTGACCTTTGATATTCCGATGGGCGAAGTGGTCATGGACTTTTTTGACCGTCTAAAATCAGTGTCACGTGGCTTTGCGTCACTTGATTACGGTTTTGAGCGCTTTCAAACAGATAAACTGGTGCGGGTGGATGTGCTGATTAATGGCGAAAAAGTTGATGCGCTGGCGATGATTTGTCATGCTGAGCAAGCGCGCTATCGCGGTAATCAGCTGGTTGAAAAAATGAAAGAATTGATTCCGCGCCAAATGTTTGATGTGGCAATTCAAGCGGCAATTGGTAGCCAAATCATTGCCCGCAGCACTGTCAAAGCCATGCGTAAAGACGTACTTGCCAAATGTTATGGCGGTGACGTGTCACGTAAGAAAAAACTACTGTCAAAGCAAAAAGAAGGTAAAAAACGCATGAAGCAAGTGGGACGTGTTGAGATTCCACAAGAAGCGTTTTTGGCGGTATTAAAAGTGGATAACCAGTCGTAG
- a CDS encoding pilus assembly FimT family protein, with product MLSHHHLTGSFNRMNNAKTNVFSIKRQGFTLIETVVVLAVLSIIVAMASITIINSLKQMEAKNVASSLMNFLSRAKQEALIYQNPVVACVASDSLACVKTGGHQLISFIDKNNNNSYEAAVDKLNHKLTLDLSWGVLTANISLNNNYIIFKPENARPIGYMGNIQYCPLDGKVDNRLRVSFSKTGIIKYKPYSVEQFNCP from the coding sequence GTGTTATCCCATCATCACTTAACTGGTAGCTTTAATAGAATGAATAATGCAAAAACCAACGTGTTCTCAATAAAAAGACAGGGATTTACTTTGATTGAAACAGTCGTTGTTTTGGCTGTTTTATCCATCATTGTGGCGATGGCTTCGATTACTATTATTAACAGTTTAAAGCAAATGGAAGCAAAAAACGTTGCTTCAAGTTTAATGAATTTTTTAAGCAGGGCAAAACAAGAGGCGCTAATTTATCAAAACCCTGTCGTCGCCTGTGTCGCTAGTGATAGCTTGGCTTGCGTGAAAACTGGCGGTCATCAGCTAATTAGCTTTATCGATAAAAATAACAATAACAGCTATGAGGCAGCGGTAGACAAACTCAATCATAAGCTTACGTTAGATTTATCCTGGGGTGTGCTTACGGCAAATATCTCGCTGAATAATAACTACATTATTTTTAAGCCAGAAAACGCTAGACCCATTGGTTATATGGGCAATATTCAATACTGCCCTTTAGATGGTAAGGTCGATAATCGACTAAGGGTAAGTTTTAGTAAAACAGGCATTATTAAATATAAGCCCTACTCAGTTGAACAGTTTAACTGCCCCTAA
- the rnc gene encoding ribonuclease III — translation MNLPITIPTFNLKKLPPQVRQLTALFYEMGYQFDNVNLPIMALMHRSFDSEHNYERLEFLGDALLGVIIAEALFLRYPDYNEGRLSRLRASLVREETLVIIAKQLNLSDYLILGVGERKGGGRQRASILADSVEALIGAIYLDSQNFDTVKACVLAWFEDLFEKVKEQKVLKDAKSRLQELLQAHQLALPRYEVVETIGNAPNQIFVVSCQVDIVFDNKTAKPIAPTQALVTAQGESRRIAEQRCAEAMLTKISDLLPPLR, via the coding sequence ATGAATTTACCAATCACTATTCCCACCTTTAATCTCAAAAAACTACCGCCACAAGTGCGTCAATTAACCGCGCTGTTTTATGAAATGGGTTATCAGTTCGATAATGTGAATTTACCCATTATGGCACTCATGCATCGCTCATTTGATAGCGAACACAATTATGAGCGATTAGAGTTCTTGGGAGATGCATTGCTCGGTGTGATCATCGCAGAAGCCTTATTTTTGCGCTATCCCGATTATAATGAAGGTCGGCTCAGTCGCTTACGTGCATCGCTTGTGCGCGAAGAAACCTTGGTGATTATTGCAAAGCAGCTCAATTTGTCGGATTATTTGATTTTAGGGGTGGGCGAGCGTAAAGGCGGGGGTCGTCAGCGCGCCTCAATCTTGGCAGATAGCGTTGAAGCTTTGATTGGCGCCATTTATCTTGATAGTCAAAATTTTGATACGGTTAAGGCTTGTGTGCTGGCATGGTTTGAAGATTTGTTCGAAAAAGTGAAAGAACAAAAAGTGCTAAAAGATGCCAAAAGCCGTTTACAAGAGCTGTTGCAAGCACACCAACTTGCGCTGCCACGCTATGAGGTGGTCGAAACCATTGGCAATGCCCCCAATCAAATTTTTGTGGTCAGCTGCCAAGTCGACATTGTTTTTGACAATAAAACCGCCAAACCCATAGCCCCAACCCAAGCGTTAGTCACAGCACAAGGGGAAAGTCGCCGTATTGCCGAGCAGCGCTGTGCCGAAGCCATGCTGACTAAAATCAGTGATTTGTTGCCCCCGCTGCGCTAA
- a CDS encoding zinc ribbon domain-containing protein YjdM, with protein MSLPACPPCPKCKENYTYQDGDLLICPICGFEAQQQAWQAGETEAASEQIIKDAVGNVLQDGDSVTVIKDLKVKGASTPIKVGTKVKSIRLLHDAPDDHDIDCKIDGFGAMKLKSSIVKKA; from the coding sequence ATGAGTTTACCTGCCTGTCCCCCATGCCCCAAGTGTAAAGAAAATTATACGTACCAAGATGGCGATTTATTGATTTGCCCGATATGTGGCTTTGAAGCACAGCAGCAGGCATGGCAAGCGGGCGAAACCGAAGCAGCCAGCGAACAAATTATTAAAGATGCCGTCGGCAATGTGTTACAAGATGGGGATAGTGTGACGGTTATTAAAGACTTAAAAGTCAAAGGCGCAAGCACGCCCATTAAAGTTGGCACCAAAGTCAAATCCATTCGCCTGCTCCATGATGCGCCCGATGATCATGATATTGATTGTAAAATTGACGGTTTTGGCGCGATGAAACTCAAATCCAGCATCGTCAAAAAAGCTTAG
- the lepB gene encoding signal peptidase I yields MDFDFNLILVPATLILGAIWLLDKLVLKQKQSKGLEKSTAPVRWAYDFFPILAIVLVVRSFLIEPFNIPSSSMVPTLYTGDFIAVNKYAYGIRLPLVNTKVLDLGAPQHGDVVVFRFPLNPKQYYIKRVIGVGGDTVSFNNGQLSVNGKAIPTTPANFTPDPKMTAQLYPPGKTETGEVVTAEQAAQLGNQEEQTARYLQESPSSNHQHLVRYLGDKNWFQYASFLQQVSPQLMASQGQQWQLTVPKGHYFVMGDNRDRSADSRFWGFVPDENLAGKAVYVWTHKASGLSLPTFNRNGAIH; encoded by the coding sequence ATGGATTTTGATTTTAATTTGATTCTTGTCCCTGCGACCTTGATTTTGGGCGCTATTTGGCTACTGGATAAATTGGTGCTAAAGCAAAAGCAAAGCAAAGGATTGGAGAAATCGACTGCGCCGGTGCGATGGGCGTATGATTTTTTCCCGATTTTAGCCATCGTCTTGGTGGTGCGCTCGTTTTTGATTGAGCCATTTAATATTCCATCATCGTCCATGGTGCCCACCTTATATACGGGCGATTTTATTGCGGTCAATAAATACGCGTATGGTATCCGTTTGCCACTGGTCAATACCAAGGTGCTTGATTTGGGCGCGCCACAGCATGGTGATGTCGTTGTGTTTCGATTTCCATTAAATCCAAAGCAATATTATATCAAGCGGGTGATTGGCGTGGGTGGGGATACGGTGAGCTTTAACAACGGGCAGTTAAGCGTCAATGGCAAAGCGATTCCGACCACGCCAGCAAACTTTACCCCTGACCCTAAGATGACAGCGCAGCTCTATCCGCCAGGTAAAACTGAGACCGGTGAGGTTGTGACAGCTGAGCAAGCAGCGCAACTGGGCAATCAAGAAGAACAAACAGCCCGGTATTTGCAAGAATCTCCCAGTAGTAATCATCAACATTTGGTGCGCTATTTGGGTGACAAAAATTGGTTTCAATATGCCAGCTTTTTGCAGCAAGTCTCACCTCAATTGATGGCGAGCCAAGGTCAACAATGGCAACTAACAGTGCCTAAAGGACACTATTTTGTGATGGGCGATAACCGTGATCGCAGTGCTGATAGTCGTTTTTGGGGGTTTGTACCTGATGAGAACCTAGCGGGTAAAGCCGTGTATGTGTGGACGCACAAAGCCAGTGGGCTCAGTCTACCCACCTTTAATCGCAATGGCGCAATACACTAA
- the pdxJ gene encoding pyridoxine 5'-phosphate synthase, producing MTSNQPLLGVNIDHIATLRQARGVAYPDPVAGALICEQAGADGITLHLREDRRHIQDDDVYRLAKVITTRMNLEMAVTDEMVAIACDVKPAWVCFVPEKRQELTTEGGLDVIGNQQKIARAIQQLHQVGTQVSLFIDPELAQIDKSIALGADAIELHTGAYADYWLQQDQVKISDEITRIKTAVTHAHQAKASLLVNAGHGLTRDNVAPIASIAGIHELNIGHAIIADSVFMGLSQAVGAMRKAFTAKA from the coding sequence ATGACCAGCAATCAACCCTTACTCGGTGTCAATATCGACCACATTGCAACCCTGCGTCAAGCGCGCGGTGTGGCGTATCCCGATCCTGTGGCAGGGGCGTTAATTTGTGAGCAGGCAGGGGCGGATGGTATCACGCTGCATTTGCGTGAAGATCGTCGTCACATTCAAGATGATGATGTTTATCGGCTTGCCAAAGTCATAACCACGCGTATGAACCTTGAAATGGCGGTGACTGACGAGATGGTTGCAATAGCCTGTGATGTTAAGCCAGCTTGGGTGTGCTTTGTCCCTGAAAAACGCCAAGAACTGACCACCGAAGGCGGGCTTGATGTGATTGGCAATCAGCAAAAAATAGCCCGCGCGATTCAACAGTTACATCAAGTCGGCACTCAAGTATCATTATTCATTGATCCAGAGTTGGCGCAAATTGATAAAAGCATTGCGCTTGGGGCAGATGCCATTGAACTACACACAGGCGCCTATGCGGATTATTGGTTGCAACAAGATCAAGTTAAAATTAGCGATGAAATCACCCGTATCAAAACAGCCGTGACTCATGCCCACCAGGCAAAAGCAAGCTTACTGGTCAATGCGGGGCATGGTCTTACCCGTGACAACGTTGCACCCATTGCTAGTATAGCTGGCATCCATGAACTAAACATCGGTCATGCCATTATTGCAGACAGTGTGTTTATGGGACTTAGCCAAGCGGTTGGCGCAATGAGAAAAGCATTTACCGCAAAAGCCTAG
- the era gene encoding GTPase Era, whose amino-acid sequence MSNQADATQQTTTDPAANNPSADNNHDVISQFFSGQSELAPARAVDFRTGYVAIVGRPNVGKSTLMNHVLGQKLSITSRKPQTTRHRIMGILTNEQLQAIFVDTPGIHSREVRAINERMNKAATSALADVDAVLFVIDSLKWVEDDELVFAKVQNLGVPVIAVINKSDTIKDEAQLFALLQKLHDTQVFSDIVPVSALRAHNLDELVRVIGKHLPIAAPIYDAEQVTDRSERFLASEIIREKVMRASGDEIPYDLTVQIDTFKDEPAHQDPKTGKWRKAVTFIDATIFVERQGQKVIVIGDKGEKIKQIGIEARQDMEKMFDKKVMLTLWVKVKKGWSDDERALTSLGY is encoded by the coding sequence ATGTCTAACCAAGCAGACGCTACCCAACAAACAACCACTGACCCAGCTGCCAACAATCCATCAGCGGACAACAACCATGATGTTATCAGTCAATTTTTTAGTGGGCAAAGTGAATTAGCGCCCGCGCGTGCGGTGGATTTTCGCACGGGGTATGTAGCCATTGTCGGACGTCCAAACGTGGGTAAATCAACATTGATGAACCATGTGTTGGGTCAAAAATTGTCCATTACCTCGCGAAAGCCCCAAACCACCCGCCATCGCATTATGGGGATTTTGACCAACGAGCAACTACAAGCAATTTTTGTTGATACCCCAGGTATTCATAGCCGCGAAGTGCGCGCTATCAATGAGCGTATGAATAAAGCCGCAACCTCGGCTTTGGCAGATGTTGATGCGGTATTGTTTGTGATTGATAGCCTAAAATGGGTGGAAGATGATGAGCTGGTGTTTGCCAAAGTGCAAAATTTGGGTGTCCCTGTGATTGCAGTGATTAATAAAAGTGACACCATTAAGGACGAAGCTCAGCTGTTTGCGCTACTACAAAAACTGCATGACACCCAAGTATTCAGCGATATTGTGCCCGTATCTGCATTACGTGCGCATAACTTAGATGAGCTAGTACGAGTCATCGGTAAGCATTTACCGATTGCAGCGCCCATCTATGATGCAGAGCAAGTCACTGACCGTTCAGAACGCTTTTTAGCCAGTGAAATCATTCGTGAAAAAGTGATGCGGGCATCGGGCGATGAGATTCCTTACGATTTAACCGTACAAATCGATACCTTCAAGGATGAGCCTGCGCATCAAGACCCAAAAACAGGCAAATGGCGTAAAGCCGTGACCTTTATCGATGCCACGATTTTTGTCGAGCGTCAAGGTCAAAAGGTGATTGTCATCGGTGATAAAGGCGAAAAAATCAAACAAATCGGCATCGAAGCGCGCCAAGACATGGAAAAAATGTTTGATAAAAAAGTGATGCTAACGCTGTGGGTCAAAGTCAAAAAAGGCTGGTCAGATGATGAGCGTGCGCTAACGAGTTTGGGCTACTAG